DNA from Nitrospirota bacterium:
AGCATCAGCAATATAAATATGCCCTTCACTGTCAACTCCGATGCCCTTAGGACGGGTAAATGTCCCTGGAGCATCTCCAATTTGGCCGAATCTTTTTACAAATTTACCGTCTTTATCAAACACCTGAACCCTAAAATTCTGCGTATCGACTACATAGACATTGTCCGTCTTTCTTTCTACAGCAATATTGGAAGGAAAATTAAATTCACCGTCTCCATCCCCTCTCTTACCAAAGGCAAACAACGGCTCGCCTTTTGTTGAATACACATGCACCATATGTCCATAACTGTCAACTATATATAGCCTTCCAAGTTCATTGTTTACAGCTATACCTGCCGGGTTTTTAAATTCATCTTTCTTGCCGAGGGCTATTTTCAGATTTCCGTTCGCATCATAGCCGAATACCCTCTTCTGTTTTGCATCCGACACAAAGACAATTCCGTCGGAAGTAACAGCCACACCTATAGGAAGGGCAAGCTTTCCCATATCCTTATCCCCCATAAAGGTCACTTTCCGCTCCTTCAGGTCAAAGACAAATACAACAGCGCTCCCGGTATCCGTAACATACATCTTATCTCCATAAGCGGCAACCCCATAAGGCTTCCGGAGTTCAGATATTAACTGCTCCTCTCCAAGAACAAACTCAAGAAAACCCTTTTTCTTAAAATTGCTTTCCCCTTTATAACTGTTCAGATAAACTATTTTTGGCTCCTCAGGAGGTGAGGGATAGATAAGCTTAACTTCCTTTGTGGGCGCTGCACAGGAAGACAGGAAAAACAACAGGCAAAGGTAGAGGTAGAGATAGAGTTTTTTACTGCTGTTTTCTTTACCTTTACCTATACCTTTACCTGTTTCTGCCTTTACCTGTCTTTTACTCATTGTCCACCTCTGTTTCGCCCCTATCGTTTAGATGCCTCCCCTGTTTTTCTAAATATTCCCTTAATGCATCCCGTATTATATCAGACATGGCAGCCCGTTTGCCCTGCCTTTTACTCATGTCGGCAGCCATCTCAAGCAAGTGCATCTTTATATCTTTGTCTAAATATATTGTTGTCTTTTCCATCTTAAAACAGTAAGAAGGAAAAGGTAAAGGTAGAGGGAAAGGAATAGCAAAAAATAAAGTTTCTTTTGTTTGCTTTTTGTTTCTTCATCTTAACCTTTGCCTTTACCTGTCTTCAATGCCATATATATGTCAAACTTAAGAATCCAAAAAAAGGGGGAATTCTTCCCCCCTTTTTTTAACTGAATACTACCTGAATACTACCTTATTTGCCGTGACAGCTGAGGCAAAGTGCGCTGGATGCATTGCTTAGTCTCAAAAATAATGCTCCTGCAGTTGTTCCCTGCCCGGTTGTGTCTCCAGTATTCGCATGGGGATCATGACAGCTTGAGCATTCTACCTTGCCGTTCCTGAGGAGGGCTGCTAATGTCGAAGTACCAAATACAGTCGTGGTTGCCTTCAGGCTTGCCGTTCCAGCAGTGTAGGTGATTGAAACCGGATGATCATCTGCAAGGGTTTGCCCGATATTGGTTGATGTCCCAGTCATTAGGAGCGCTGTTCCCAGAGGGGTTGCACCGAATGCTACGTTAGTACCGGCAGTAACAACTCCACCTGAACCAGCCTGGTTAACTAAGGAGTTGATAGCGTTTACGCCATCATGGCAGCTCAGACATGCCTTGGTAATACCATTTGGTGTTGCATCAGGAGTTGTACCTGCTATGGTTGTTCCATACATTGTGTATGAACCTGTTGGAGTCGCCTTGTTCCATAGCGGGGCGCCTGTAAAGCCTGTGTTAGCAAAGTGAGGGGTATGACAGTATACGCAGATTTCGTCGTTCTGCTGGCCTGCGCTTGCCTTGACTGTGCCACTACCGGTGTTGGATAGATTATGCTTTGTGGCTGATATGCCTGCCAGCGCTGCGCCTGCGCTTAAAAGCGCTATTGCTACTACCATTACTACTAAAATCCTACTTTTCATTATATTCACCTCCTTTTGTTTGGATTTGAAGCCTATTACTTTTTCAGTCATTATCTCATCACCCCCTATCATTAATTTCGAACATCTTGATAATAGAATAAGCAAGCCTTATGCCAGATGGAAAAGTTCACTGTTCTCTGTTCACTGTTCACGGTAAGCCTTTGATTATTAATTATTTTTTATCTCAACTTTTTTTTACTATAAACTGTGAACCGTGAACGGTGAACTGTGAACTTATTTGTTGCGTAATATCACGCAGTAAGTGAGGAAAATAACGGTTCTTTCGTAAAAAAGTTGAAAATTATACAAATGACAAACCTTCTGGATTCCCCGAACAAGTCGGGGAATGACGGATTTTGCAAGTCAGAGAATGACCTCTAATTCTGTCATACTCCGGCTTGACCGGAGTATCCAGTTTGTCTTTTTCAACTTAAATACGACTGAGGGAAATAAATTCTTTCCTTTACCTGTTTCTTTTTTTGTGGTAAGATTTTTGCAAATATCATATAAGGGTTTTATTTTATGAAATATATTGTTTTTGCTTTAATCATTATATCATCAACACTGATATCTCACCAGATATACGCGCTCCAGACAAAAGAATGCACAGCATGTCATATATCGTCTAACGGAGGCCCTGTAAAAAAACCGCTCACCGAGTTATGCGTCGGCTGTCATAGAGAGCGCATAGAAACAGGAGAGCACAAGGTGGATATAATTCCAAGGTATCAGGTTCCACAAAATCTTCCTCTCACTAAAGACGGCAAAATCACATGTATAACATGCCACGACCAGCACTCCGCAGAATATATGATGCTGCGATTTGAGACCATGGTTCTGTGCAACAAATGCCATAAAAAATAAGTCAGAGCAGTCCGAATTTCTGCATCTTATATCTGAGGGCATCCCTCGATATGCCGAGCAGTCTTGCAGCCCTTGTCTGATTTCCGTTAACCATCTGCAATGCCTTAATAACCAAATCCTTTTCCATATTCTTAAGAGAAAGACCCTCTGGAGGGATTCTAAGCATTGTCTTTTCTTCTTCAGCAGGCGCTTCCGGCTCTGTCTGAAATGAATCGGCATAGTCGACTATCTCTGAAGGTATATTCTCAGGATATATTATATCCGTATCTTCTAAAATACAGATTCGCTCTATAACATTTTTAAGCTCCCTCGTATTGCCGTGCCACGGATAATCAATAAGCAGTTTTTCGGCTTCAGGGGAGATGCCTTTTACATTCTTTTTGAACTCCTTGTTAAACAGTTTCATATAGTGCATTGCAAGCGGTATGATGTCCTCTTTTCTTTCCCGCAGCGGCGGTATGAATATGGGAATAACTTTAAGCCTATAATAAAGGTCAGCCCTGAAGCTGCCGTCCTTAACAGCCTTCTCGAGGTTTTTGTTCGTGGCGGCTATAATCCTTACATTTACGCTTATATCTTTCAGCCCGCCGACTCTTTTAAATGTCCTATCCTCTATAACCCTCAGCAGCTTTGCCTGCGAGGCAGGCTTCATATCTCCTATCTCATCAAGATAAATTGTGCCTCCGCTGGCAAACTCAAAGAGCCCTTTTTTGGAGGCCTTTGCATCTGTAAATGCCCCTTTTTCGTAGCCGAATAATTCGCTTTCTATAAGCATTTCAGGTATGGCGGTAGATGTCACTTCAACAAACAACTCGGAGGCCTTTGGACTATGATAGTGAATAGCCCTTGCTATAAGATTTTTCCCCGTGCCGCTCTCGCCCTGAATTAGGATTATATTGGCATCGATATCTGCAACCTTCTTTGCAAGGGAGATCACATCCCTCATAGCTTTTGAAATGCCTATTATATTATTAAAGCTGTATTTATCATACTGCTCTTCCCTGAGATAAATGACTTCCCTTTTCAGATTTATAGTCTCCAGCGCCTTTTTAATGAGGACAGATATTCTATTCAAATCAAAGGGTTTCTCCACAAAATCGTAGGCCCCAAGCTTTATAGCAGAAACCGCTGTCTCTATATCCCCGTGCGCAGTTATAATAACCACGATAACTTCCTTGTTTATCTTTCTTATGGCCTCAAGGGTCTCAAGGCCACTGATGCCTGGCAGATTTATGTCGAGGAGAATAATATCAGGGATTTCTGTTCTGAACACTTCAAGTCCGTCTTCTCCTGATTCGGCAGTAAAAACCTCATAGCCCTCTTTTTCGAGATGTTGCTTAAGGGACCATGTTATAAACTTTTCATCATCGACAACAAGGATCTTAGCCTGAACCAAAAGACCTCCTCTTTCGTTCATGATTCATCGTTGATGGCTCAGTCATTGCGAGGGCGCCAGCCCGAAGCAATCTCAATAACGGGATTGCTTCACTACACTCGCAATGACATCTCCTTGAACCATGAGCTATGAACCTTTTATCGGTAAGTATACCGTAAATATGCTTCCCTTACCAACTTTGCTTTCAACGGTTATCTCGCCGCCGTGTTCCTGAACAATCTTCCGGCTTATGGATAATCCAAGACCAGTGCCTTTGGTCTTCTTGGTGAAGAACGGTTCAAAGATGTGTTGCAAATCCTCAGACGATATGCCCTTACCTGTATCCTGCAACTTAACTGCTAATACCTTTTCGCCCTCTATGGGTCTCTTTATCGAATTCTCTACCTCCTGACGGTTCTTCTTTGAGGCGAAGATTGTCAGAACTCCGCCGTTTGGCATGGACTGTATGGCATTTATTACTATATTTAAAAATACCTGCTGCATCTGATCGTGATCCATCAATATATCAGGCATGTCTTCCGAGACATTGTTGTTTATGACGACATTGTGCTTTTTGGCTTCTGGATAGACAAAGAAAAGTGCCTTTTCTAAAATATTGCTTATTTTATCAGGCAAAAACTGCAAAGGCTTTGGCTTTGCATAACTCAAGAGATCCTTCACTATCCTGTCGAGCCTGTTTACCTGATTTAAAACCTCGGTAATAATAGGTTTTCTGCTGTCGTCCTCGCTAAGCTCGGAATGAAATACCTGAACCGCACAGCTTATCCCTGCCAGAGGGTTCTTTATCTCATGGGCAATCCCTGAAATAACCTCGCCGAGGGAGGCAAGTTTTGCAGCCCTTTCCATCTGCTGTATATGGCATACTTCTAAATCCCTTTTTGCCGATTCAAGAGACTTAACCATTTTATTAAAAACACTCGCGAGATAACCAAACTCATCTTTACCGCCTTCTTTTGTTCTCGCTGATAAATCTCCTGTCTCCACCTTTTTCATTACTCCCATGAGGTCCCTTAGTGGCCTATTTATAAGCCTTTCTCCGCCAACCATGAAAATTAAACTTATCATGACAAAGCCTATAACAAGGCCTGCAAAATGTCTGTATGTCAATTCTTTGATAGACTGCTGTGCTACCGCGAGGGAAACCTCCACATCAAGAACTCCCCGTATCTTTTCCTTTGGAGAATGACACCTATAGCATTCAGGCCTGTTCTCTATGGGTATGACCCTGGTGGCAAATATCTCACCCTCTTTTTTTATTACAAAGGGAGACACTTCCTGCCTTATAAACCTATCCCAGTCTTTTTCATATATCTTCTTTCCCATATCTTCTCTTTCATTTGAAACAATAATACGACCGCTTACCGGATGGAATATCCTCACCTCTTTCAATTCAGGATTATTTCTTGTAAAATCCTCTATCTGACTCTGGAGCTCTTTCCATTTGTTTTCAAGCATAAGGATCATTATGCTCTGTTTGATTACCTCGGACAACAGAACAGCCTTTTCCTTTTGCGCATCAATCAGCCTTGCCTTTGTATCCTCTATGTCCGACCAGACGATCAGTGATGTAACTACAAAGACCGATAAAAGGGAGAGGAACAACAACTTAATTCTGACACTGCCTAATAGCTTCATCTATTTTTTATGACACATCTGGCACAAGCTGTTAGGACTGATTTCATCGTTGGCAAAAAGCGACCTTGAATTAGAGGCATGGGGATTATGACAGCTTGCACACGAAAGCTCCTTCCCGGGACGAAGTGGATCGGGCCTGCCCTTTGTAGGATGTGTAGACCCAAAAACAAATCCAGCAATAACATGCCTGCCTGAGGCCCTGTCTTCATGGCATGTAACACACAAATCCCATGAGGGTTTTTTGAGCCGTGAAATATTGTTTGAGGCATGGGGGTTGTGGCATATGCTGCAGTTTCCGGTTGCAGTTGGCCCGTGCCAATACTTTTTGGGTGTCCACTCCTCTTTTTTCTCTTCATGGCAGACAAAACATAATTCTTTCTCAGGCTGCCGTGTAATATATTTCACTGGTTTTGAATTTTGCTCATGGCAGGACAGACAATCCCATCTTGCAGCAGGCCCATGGACATAGCCATAGTCTGTTATCATCTTATGGCATGGATAACAGACAGAATCGCCGGGCTTCTGCGGCTTCAAATCCTTTCCGGATGTCTTCATTTCATGGCATGACAGACATGCCTTTTCGTTATTTTCCTTATGAAACGGCTTTTTCTGGAATTCCGGAGGAGCGATCCTGAATTCCATGGATATGTCTGAC
Protein-coding regions in this window:
- a CDS encoding cytochrome C — encoded protein: MKSRILVVMVVAIALLSAGAALAGISATKHNLSNTGSGTVKASAGQQNDEICVYCHTPHFANTGFTGAPLWNKATPTGSYTMYGTTIAGTTPDATPNGITKACLSCHDGVNAINSLVNQAGSGGVVTAGTNVAFGATPLGTALLMTGTSTNIGQTLADDHPVSITYTAGTASLKATTTVFGTSTLAALLRNGKVECSSCHDPHANTGDTTGQGTTAGALFLRLSNASSALCLSCHGK
- a CDS encoding HAMP domain-containing protein is translated as MKLLGSVRIKLLFLSLLSVFVVTSLIVWSDIEDTKARLIDAQKEKAVLLSEVIKQSIMILMLENKWKELQSQIEDFTRNNPELKEVRIFHPVSGRIIVSNEREDMGKKIYEKDWDRFIRQEVSPFVIKKEGEIFATRVIPIENRPECYRCHSPKEKIRGVLDVEVSLAVAQQSIKELTYRHFAGLVIGFVMISLIFMVGGERLINRPLRDLMGVMKKVETGDLSARTKEGGKDEFGYLASVFNKMVKSLESAKRDLEVCHIQQMERAAKLASLGEVISGIAHEIKNPLAGISCAVQVFHSELSEDDSRKPIITEVLNQVNRLDRIVKDLLSYAKPKPLQFLPDKISNILEKALFFVYPEAKKHNVVINNNVSEDMPDILMDHDQMQQVFLNIVINAIQSMPNGGVLTIFASKKNRQEVENSIKRPIEGEKVLAVKLQDTGKGISSEDLQHIFEPFFTKKTKGTGLGLSISRKIVQEHGGEITVESKVGKGSIFTVYLPIKGS
- a CDS encoding 6-bladed beta-propeller; this translates as MSKRQVKAETGKGIGKGKENSSKKLYLYLYLCLLFFLSSCAAPTKEVKLIYPSPPEEPKIVYLNSYKGESNFKKKGFLEFVLGEEQLISELRKPYGVAAYGDKMYVTDTGSAVVFVFDLKERKVTFMGDKDMGKLALPIGVAVTSDGIVFVSDAKQKRVFGYDANGNLKIALGKKDEFKNPAGIAVNNELGRLYIVDSYGHMVHVYSTKGEPLFAFGKRGDGDGEFNFPSNIAVERKTDNVYVVDTQNFRVQVFDKDGKFVKRFGQIGDAPGTFTRPKGIGVDSEGHIYIADAAFDNLQIFDDKGQLLLFIGGPGHEPGHFWLPAGVYVDEKDRVYIVDSYNHRVQIFQYLSEKWKKENPEKYKEYLLK
- a CDS encoding sigma-54-dependent Fis family transcriptional regulator, which gives rise to MVQAKILVVDDEKFITWSLKQHLEKEGYEVFTAESGEDGLEVFRTEIPDIILLDINLPGISGLETLEAIRKINKEVIVVIITAHGDIETAVSAIKLGAYDFVEKPFDLNRISVLIKKALETINLKREVIYLREEQYDKYSFNNIIGISKAMRDVISLAKKVADIDANIILIQGESGTGKNLIARAIHYHSPKASELFVEVTSTAIPEMLIESELFGYEKGAFTDAKASKKGLFEFASGGTIYLDEIGDMKPASQAKLLRVIEDRTFKRVGGLKDISVNVRIIAATNKNLEKAVKDGSFRADLYYRLKVIPIFIPPLRERKEDIIPLAMHYMKLFNKEFKKNVKGISPEAEKLLIDYPWHGNTRELKNVIERICILEDTDIIYPENIPSEIVDYADSFQTEPEAPAEEEKTMLRIPPEGLSLKNMEKDLVIKALQMVNGNQTRAARLLGISRDALRYKMQKFGLL
- a CDS encoding cytochrome c3 family protein → MKYIVFALIIISSTLISHQIYALQTKECTACHISSNGGPVKKPLTELCVGCHRERIETGEHKVDIIPRYQVPQNLPLTKDGKITCITCHDQHSAEYMMLRFETMVLCNKCHKK